From the genome of Staphylococcus haemolyticus, one region includes:
- the ecsA gene encoding ABC transporter ATP-binding protein EcsA: protein MTVKVEHLTGGYGKRPVIEDINFELKAGEIVGLIGLNGAGKSTTIKHMLGLLTPTEGNLSISNTEITDDIEVYRKKLSYIPESPIIYEELTLEEHIAMTAMAYQLSKEEAMKRARPLLKTFRLENELKVFPSHFSKGMKQKVMIICAFIVNPELYIIDEPFLGLDPLGIQSMLDLMVEKKNEGRTVLMSTHILATAERYCDRFIILDKGKVVAFGDLEELRKQTGLSGHTLDDIYIHVTQGGQENG from the coding sequence ATGACAGTAAAAGTTGAACATTTAACAGGTGGTTATGGAAAACGTCCTGTTATTGAAGATATAAATTTTGAATTAAAAGCAGGGGAAATTGTTGGTTTAATTGGATTAAATGGTGCAGGCAAAAGCACAACTATTAAACATATGCTAGGTTTATTAACGCCAACTGAGGGTAATCTCTCTATCTCAAATACAGAAATTACAGATGACATCGAAGTTTATCGAAAAAAGTTATCTTATATACCTGAATCACCAATTATTTATGAAGAATTAACATTAGAAGAGCATATTGCGATGACTGCAATGGCATATCAATTGAGTAAAGAAGAAGCAATGAAACGTGCAAGACCTTTACTTAAAACATTTAGATTAGAGAATGAATTAAAGGTCTTTCCTAGTCATTTCTCTAAAGGTATGAAACAAAAGGTGATGATAATATGTGCATTTATTGTCAATCCAGAATTATATATTATTGACGAACCATTTTTAGGACTTGATCCACTAGGGATTCAATCCATGTTGGATTTAATGGTAGAAAAGAAAAATGAAGGACGTACTGTTTTAATGAGTACGCATATTTTGGCAACTGCAGAACGTTATTGTGATCGTTTTATTATTTTAGATAAAGGTAAAGTGGTTGCTTTCGGTGATTTAGAGGAGCTACGTAAACAAACTGGTTTAAGTGGTCACACACTTGATGACATCTATATACATGTCACACAAGGTGGTCAAGAAAATGGATAA
- a CDS encoding DUF3267 domain-containing protein — protein MFLCKRQIDIHARFGVPRIAFLSFTITVIAFLISYEIMYYFVNTPLSDRHFIILLIIVALMYPIHKALHLLFFLPYVNSFRIHKLNKKRWLPYFNTYVSTPVHKIYFCINLILPFILITIFLIFLTMHFPQYGHYFMFLLALNFGISVMDFLYLKIIIFSNEGHFIEEHQTGINILNKVPYQSFH, from the coding sequence ATGTTTCTATGTAAACGTCAAATTGATATTCATGCACGATTTGGTGTACCAAGAATTGCATTTTTAAGTTTTACTATTACAGTCATTGCATTTTTAATTAGTTATGAAATAATGTATTATTTTGTAAATACACCTTTGTCAGATCGACATTTTATTATCTTATTAATAATTGTTGCACTTATGTACCCTATCCATAAAGCATTACACCTTCTCTTTTTCTTACCTTATGTTAATTCATTTAGAATTCATAAATTAAACAAAAAGCGCTGGTTACCCTATTTTAATACGTATGTAAGTACGCCTGTACATAAGATATACTTTTGTATTAATTTAATTTTACCTTTTATTTTAATAACTATATTTTTGATTTTTCTAACGATGCATTTTCCGCAATATGGACATTATTTTATGTTTTTACTTGCGTTAAATTTTGGCATATCTGTAATGGATTTTTTATATCTTAAAATTATTATTTTTTCAAATGAAGGTCATTTTATCGAGGAACATCAAACAGGTATAAATATATTAAATAAAGTGCCTTATCAATCTTTTCACTGA
- the ecsB gene encoding ABC transporter permease EcsB: MDNSATSLFKSRLNTIQKEKRYYNKFIFNGHFSVFLLILLGAFILGYGQWLQHIPKHIDYTLCASIILAVTSIFPIRTFLKDADRIFLLPFEKHMKNYMNLSIRYSYFNRIAIQLVILIILFPLFSKLDGDFITPFIILSILTLIHPWIGLKVRWQWYQLKQSSWSISLILFLINLVTYDLVLGYQMYWGVIFTFILPGGMLALPKLNRVNLYPWERMINIEERHHTNYYKFVNMFTDVKHLKESAVRRRYLDFLLPTPKGRKFNSKNMYLYLFTRSFVRGRDAFSIIFRLIVIALVLMIWLSFPIVSAIIGCLFMYITLLQMSQFYTQQAYGLWPQVWPVSDVEVIKGYEKFLYRLMLIIGIIFSIAFISIYPQYFFFALIFFIVGWLTIRSTIKKLQYQESLLKD; the protein is encoded by the coding sequence ATGGATAATTCAGCTACTTCATTATTTAAATCTAGATTAAACACCATTCAAAAAGAAAAGCGTTATTATAATAAATTTATTTTTAATGGCCATTTTTCAGTATTTTTATTAATTTTATTGGGAGCATTTATATTAGGTTATGGTCAATGGTTGCAACATATACCTAAACATATAGATTATACGTTATGTGCAAGTATAATATTAGCTGTAACATCTATCTTTCCAATACGAACATTTTTAAAAGATGCGGATAGAATATTTTTATTGCCTTTTGAAAAACATATGAAAAATTATATGAACCTAAGCATTCGCTACAGCTATTTTAATAGAATAGCGATACAATTAGTAATACTCATTATCTTGTTTCCGTTATTTTCTAAATTAGATGGTGATTTCATAACACCATTTATCATTTTGAGTATTTTAACATTGATACATCCATGGATTGGATTGAAAGTGAGATGGCAATGGTATCAACTAAAGCAATCAAGTTGGAGTATAAGTTTAATTTTATTTTTGATTAATTTAGTAACATATGACTTAGTATTGGGTTACCAAATGTACTGGGGAGTTATCTTTACGTTTATATTACCTGGTGGAATGTTAGCGTTACCTAAATTAAATCGAGTTAATTTATATCCATGGGAACGAATGATAAATATTGAAGAAAGACACCATACAAATTATTATAAATTCGTAAATATGTTTACGGATGTTAAACATTTAAAAGAGTCTGCAGTTAGACGTAGATATTTAGATTTCTTATTACCTACACCTAAAGGCCGGAAATTTAATTCTAAAAATATGTATTTATATCTGTTTACACGTAGCTTTGTAAGAGGTAGAGATGCTTTTAGTATTATATTTAGACTGATTGTCATTGCTTTAGTGCTAATGATTTGGCTATCGTTTCCGATTGTTTCAGCAATTATTGGATGTCTGTTTATGTACATTACATTATTGCAAATGTCTCAATTTTATACGCAACAAGCCTATGGATTATGGCCTCAAGTTTGGCCAGTATCAGATGTCGAAGTGATTAAAGGCTATGAAAAATTTCTTTATCGCTTGATGTTAATTATAGGAATAATTTTTTCAATTGCATTTATCAGTATTTACCCACAATATTTCTTTTTCGCTCTAATCTTCTTTATAGTAGGGTGGTTAACGATTAGAAGCACAATTAAGAAATTACAATATCAAGAATCACTACTTAAAGATTAA
- the prsA gene encoding peptidylprolyl isomerase PrsA translates to MKIMNKLIVPVTASALLLGACGSNATDSESNTLISSKAGDVKVKDVMNKIGDEQIASTSFSIALNKILADKYKDKVDTKDIDDEIKKEQKQYGGKDQFESMLKQQGMSLDDYKEQKKLAAYQKQLLADKVKVSDKELKENTKKASHILIKVKSSSSDKEGLSDKKAKEKAEKIQKEVEKNPDKFGEIAKKESMDSSSAKKDGSLGYVVKGQMVSKFEKALFKLKEGQVSDVVKTDYGYHVIKADKESDFDKQKSKLKAKLIEQKVQKDPKILTNAYKDLLKEYDVDYKDSDIKKAVENTILNPEKLKQQQSSSDSSSAASGLSS, encoded by the coding sequence ATGAAAATTATGAATAAATTAATTGTTCCAGTAACTGCGAGTGCTTTACTTTTAGGTGCATGCGGTTCAAATGCAACAGATTCAGAAAGTAATACATTAATCTCTTCTAAAGCTGGAGATGTAAAAGTAAAAGATGTAATGAATAAAATTGGTGACGAACAAATTGCTAGTACGTCATTTAGCATTGCGTTGAATAAAATTCTAGCTGATAAATATAAAGATAAAGTCGATACAAAAGATATCGATGATGAAATTAAAAAAGAACAAAAACAATATGGTGGCAAAGATCAATTTGAAAGTATGCTTAAACAGCAAGGTATGTCTTTAGATGATTATAAAGAACAGAAAAAACTTGCCGCATATCAAAAACAATTATTAGCTGATAAAGTTAAAGTGTCAGACAAAGAACTTAAAGAAAACACTAAAAAAGCTTCTCATATTTTAATAAAAGTTAAATCAAGCAGTAGTGATAAAGAAGGTTTATCAGACAAAAAAGCTAAAGAGAAAGCTGAAAAAATTCAAAAAGAAGTTGAAAAGAACCCAGATAAATTTGGAGAAATTGCTAAGAAAGAATCTATGGATTCTTCAAGTGCCAAAAAAGATGGTTCTCTAGGTTATGTAGTTAAAGGACAAATGGTAAGTAAATTTGAAAAAGCACTATTTAAACTAAAAGAAGGTCAAGTTTCAGATGTGGTTAAAACGGACTATGGTTACCATGTCATTAAAGCCGATAAAGAGAGTGATTTTGATAAACAAAAATCTAAACTTAAAGCTAAACTAATCGAACAAAAGGTACAAAAAGATCCTAAGATTTTAACAAATGCGTATAAAGATTTATTGAAAGAATATGATGTAGATTATAAAGACAGTGATATCAAGAAAGCTGTAGAAAACACTATTTTAAATCCTGAGAAACTTAAACAACAACAGTCATCTTCAGATAGTTCTTCAGCTGCATCAGGTTTATCTTCATAA
- the hemE gene encoding uroporphyrinogen decarboxylase — MHNKNNSILQTIKGEKTSHTPVWFMRQAGRSQPEYRKLKEKYSLFDITHQPELCAYVTQLPVDNYNTDAAVLYKDIMTPLKPIGVDVDIKSGIGPVISNPIKSVSDVDKLTQIDPKRDVPYVLETIQLLTQEKLNVPLIGFTGAPFTLASYMIEGGPSKNYNYTKAMMYGDEATWFALMNHLVQVSIDYVVAQVEAGAELIQIFDSWVGALNVQDYRYYIKPSMDKLINGIKAKYDVPVIMFGVGASHLINEWNDLAIDVLGLDWRTSISSATKMGVNKTLQGNLDPSLLLAPWDVIEQRVREILDEGMERGKHIFNLGHGVFPEVQPDTLKRVTQFVHDYTSK; from the coding sequence GTGCATAATAAAAATAATTCAATTTTACAAACAATTAAAGGTGAAAAAACATCTCATACACCTGTATGGTTTATGCGCCAAGCTGGCCGTTCACAACCAGAATATCGAAAATTAAAAGAGAAATACTCACTTTTCGACATCACACACCAACCTGAATTATGTGCTTATGTAACTCAATTACCAGTTGATAATTACAATACTGATGCAGCAGTTTTATATAAAGATATAATGACACCTTTGAAACCAATTGGTGTTGATGTTGATATTAAATCAGGTATTGGACCAGTGATTAGCAATCCAATTAAATCTGTATCTGATGTAGATAAATTAACTCAAATTGATCCAAAACGTGATGTACCGTATGTACTTGAAACAATTCAATTGCTAACACAAGAGAAATTGAATGTACCATTAATTGGGTTTACAGGTGCGCCATTTACATTAGCTTCCTATATGATTGAGGGCGGCCCTTCAAAAAATTATAATTATACTAAAGCAATGATGTATGGGGATGAGGCAACATGGTTTGCTTTAATGAATCATCTCGTACAAGTATCAATTGACTATGTGGTTGCTCAGGTGGAAGCGGGCGCAGAGCTGATTCAAATTTTCGACTCATGGGTTGGAGCTTTAAATGTTCAAGATTATCGCTATTATATTAAACCCTCAATGGATAAATTAATTAACGGAATTAAAGCTAAATATGATGTTCCTGTCATAATGTTTGGAGTGGGTGCAAGCCATTTAATTAATGAATGGAATGACCTAGCAATAGATGTCCTAGGATTAGATTGGCGTACGTCTATCTCATCAGCTACAAAAATGGGTGTTAATAAAACGTTACAGGGTAATTTAGATCCGTCATTGTTACTCGCGCCTTGGGACGTAATAGAGCAAAGAGTACGTGAAATTCTGGACGAGGGCATGGAAAGAGGTAAACACATTTTTAATTTAGGACACGGTGTTTTTCCTGAAGTACAACCTGATACATTAAAGCGAGTTACTCAATTTGTTCATGATTATACAAGTAAATAG
- the hemY gene encoding protoporphyrinogen oxidase has protein sequence MSKKVAIIGAGITGLSSAYYLKHYKPDIDVTIFEATNRPGGKIQTYRKDGYTIELGPESYLGRKTIMTDIAKDIGLEDDLITNETGQSYIFAKNKLYPIPGGSIMGIPTDIKPFLKTRLISPIGKLRAGLDLVIPPIKIEDDISVGAFFRRRLGNEVLENLIEPLMGGIYGTDIDRLSLMSTFPNFKEQEEKYGSLIKGMQHEKAERIKQRQLYPGAPKGQFKQFRHGLSSFIEALAKNVQDKGVKMKYQTHVEDIIIKNDNYEIVTDQYSEQFDGILITTPHQTFMKWFNHDQAFKYFNEMDSTSVATVVFAFDEKNIENTYNGTGFVIARTSNTNITACTWTSKKWPFTTPQGKVLIRAYVGKPGDTVVEDHTDDEIATIARRDLNKMMTFHGDPEFTIVNRLTKSMPQYHIGHIGQIRKIQQHVKNNYSALRITGAPFEAVGLPDCIQQGKNAVEELLDEI, from the coding sequence GTGAGTAAAAAAGTTGCAATTATTGGTGCAGGAATAACTGGCCTCTCAAGCGCATATTATTTAAAACATTATAAACCAGATATAGATGTAACCATTTTTGAAGCGACAAATCGACCAGGTGGAAAGATACAGACGTATCGTAAAGATGGATATACTATAGAACTTGGCCCTGAATCTTATCTTGGACGAAAAACAATCATGACTGATATAGCAAAAGATATTGGACTTGAAGATGATTTAATTACTAATGAAACAGGTCAATCATACATTTTCGCTAAAAATAAATTGTATCCTATACCAGGTGGTTCGATTATGGGCATCCCAACTGATATTAAACCGTTTTTAAAAACAAGACTTATTTCACCAATAGGTAAGCTAAGAGCGGGACTAGATTTGGTAATACCCCCAATAAAAATTGAGGATGATATATCAGTTGGAGCGTTTTTTAGAAGACGATTAGGAAATGAAGTGCTTGAAAATTTAATAGAACCCCTCATGGGTGGTATCTATGGTACCGATATAGATCGATTAAGTTTAATGAGTACATTTCCTAATTTTAAAGAACAAGAGGAAAAGTATGGTAGTTTAATCAAGGGTATGCAACACGAAAAGGCTGAACGTATTAAACAACGTCAATTATATCCTGGTGCCCCTAAAGGTCAGTTTAAACAATTTCGTCACGGATTAAGTTCATTTATTGAAGCATTAGCTAAAAATGTACAAGATAAAGGCGTAAAGATGAAATATCAAACACATGTAGAAGATATCATTATTAAAAATGACAATTATGAAATAGTAACTGATCAATACAGTGAACAATTTGATGGTATTTTAATTACTACGCCTCATCAAACATTTATGAAATGGTTCAATCACGATCAAGCTTTTAAATACTTTAACGAGATGGATTCTACTTCAGTTGCAACGGTTGTATTTGCATTTGATGAGAAGAATATTGAAAACACATATAACGGTACTGGTTTTGTCATCGCGAGAACAAGTAATACAAATATTACAGCTTGTACTTGGACTAGTAAAAAATGGCCTTTTACTACACCGCAAGGAAAAGTTTTAATTAGAGCATATGTAGGTAAACCAGGTGATACGGTTGTTGAAGATCATACTGATGATGAAATTGCGACTATCGCACGTCGTGATTTAAATAAAATGATGACTTTCCATGGAGATCCGGAGTTTACAATTGTCAATCGTTTGACTAAAAGCATGCCTCAATATCACATTGGTCATATTGGTCAAATAAGAAAAATTCAACAACACGTTAAAAATAATTATTCTGCACTCAGAATTACAGGTGCACCATTTGAAGCGGTTGGGCTTCCAGATTGTATTCAACAAGGTAAAAATGCTGTGGAAGAATTGCTTGATGAAATATAA
- a CDS encoding HIT family protein, with product MAETVFSKILSGEIPSFKVYEDDFVYAFLDISQVTKGHTLLIPKKASPNIFETDEETMAHIGAALPKVANAIKKAFNPDGLNIIQNNGEFADQSVFHIHFHFLPRYENDIDGFGYHWETHENEINDEQKQAIANQIKAQFD from the coding sequence ATGGCTGAAACTGTATTTAGTAAAATTTTATCTGGAGAGATTCCAAGCTTTAAAGTTTATGAAGATGACTTTGTTTATGCATTTTTAGATATTTCACAAGTGACTAAAGGTCATACGCTATTAATTCCTAAAAAAGCGTCACCAAATATTTTTGAAACTGATGAAGAGACAATGGCTCATATTGGTGCAGCTTTACCTAAAGTCGCTAATGCAATTAAGAAAGCTTTTAATCCTGATGGTCTAAATATCATACAAAATAATGGTGAGTTCGCAGATCAATCAGTATTCCATATTCATTTCCATTTCTTGCCACGATACGAAAATGATATCGACGGTTTCGGATACCATTGGGAAACACATGAGAACGAAATTAATGATGAACAAAAACAAGCTATCGCCAATCAAATCAAAGCGCAATTTGATTAA
- the yhaM gene encoding 3'-5' exoribonuclease YhaM — MRNVEKLNPGDSVENFFLIHRATQGVTAQGKDYMTLFLQDKSGDIEAKLWTVSKEDMQILKPETIVWVKGDVINYRGRKQMKVNQFRLAKPEDGFKTQDFVAGAPLSPDEIQENISHYILDIENANLQRITRHLLKKYQDKFFTYPAASSHHHNFASGLSYHVLTMLEIAKSLCNIYPLLNRSLLYSSIILHDLGKVRELSGPVATTYTVEGNLLGHISIASDEVAEAAKELGIDGEEVMLLRHMILAHHGKMEFGSPKLPHLKEAEILFFIDNIDAKMNMFEKAFKKTDKGQFTERIFGMENRQFYNPEKLD; from the coding sequence ATGAGAAATGTAGAAAAGTTAAATCCAGGAGACTCGGTTGAAAATTTCTTCTTAATTCATAGAGCTACACAAGGTGTTACTGCTCAAGGAAAAGACTATATGACTTTATTCTTACAAGATAAAAGTGGTGATATTGAAGCCAAACTATGGACTGTTAGTAAAGAAGATATGCAGATTCTTAAACCTGAGACAATTGTTTGGGTTAAAGGTGACGTGATTAATTATCGAGGTCGTAAACAGATGAAAGTCAATCAGTTTAGATTAGCTAAACCAGAAGACGGATTTAAGACTCAAGATTTCGTTGCTGGTGCACCTTTATCTCCGGATGAAATCCAAGAAAACATTTCACACTATATATTAGATATTGAAAATGCTAATTTACAACGTATAACACGTCATTTATTGAAAAAATATCAAGATAAATTCTTTACGTATCCTGCAGCAAGTTCACACCATCATAATTTTGCAAGTGGACTAAGTTATCACGTGCTTACAATGCTAGAAATAGCTAAGTCATTATGCAACATTTATCCATTGTTAAACCGTAGTTTGTTGTATAGTTCAATTATTTTGCATGATTTAGGTAAAGTAAGGGAATTAAGTGGTCCAGTGGCTACAACATATACAGTTGAAGGTAATTTGTTAGGACATATATCAATTGCAAGTGATGAAGTTGCGGAAGCGGCGAAAGAGTTAGGAATTGATGGTGAAGAAGTGATGTTACTTCGTCATATGATTTTAGCACATCACGGAAAAATGGAATTTGGATCACCTAAATTGCCACATTTAAAAGAAGCGGAAATATTATTCTTTATCGACAATATTGATGCAAAAATGAATATGTTTGAAAAAGCATTTAAGAAAACAGATAAAGGTCAATTTACTGAAAGAATTTTTGGTATGGAAAATCGACAATTCTACAATCCGGAAAAATTAGACTAA
- a CDS encoding YtxH domain-containing protein codes for MKISRVLFGITAGVASGIAVSWLNRDDQSVKNNTIDAKEPTGSRSELEREIESLKRNFFNIIDYGKQVKNDGVSYGSEIGDEFKTLIGDFKSDINPNIEKLQSHIENLQNRGEEISNTFSKDNK; via the coding sequence ATGAAAATATCACGCGTATTATTTGGTATTACTGCGGGAGTAGCATCTGGAATTGCTGTTTCTTGGTTAAACCGTGATGATCAAAGCGTAAAAAATAACACGATTGATGCTAAAGAACCTACTGGGTCTCGCTCTGAATTAGAACGTGAAATTGAGTCACTTAAACGTAATTTCTTTAATATTATTGATTATGGCAAGCAAGTTAAAAATGATGGTGTCTCATATGGTAGCGAAATTGGTGATGAATTTAAAACACTAATTGGTGATTTTAAATCGGATATTAATCCTAATATCGAAAAATTACAATCACACATTGAAAATCTACAAAATCGTGGCGAAGAAATAAGTAATACTTTTTCAAAAGATAATAAATAA
- a CDS encoding RBBP9/YdeN family alpha/beta hydrolase yields MTNVIIVHSQLGNSHNHWYKWLQHNLELEGYDVQLFHLDESKNDNIDNWVFELNQQIELLSKDTYFVTHGYGSLATLKYIEGLSIDGPFEGFFSIAGFKEDAKKIDDSINVGEFNVDYDLIKTKVNHFYGLASKDDSYVSYIETQNLIDELGGKTKIVDEGGHFLEEEGFVSFTELQEKMQHYMTK; encoded by the coding sequence ATGACTAATGTAATTATAGTTCATTCACAATTAGGGAATTCTCATAACCACTGGTATAAGTGGTTGCAACATAATTTAGAACTAGAAGGTTACGATGTTCAATTATTCCATTTAGATGAAAGTAAGAATGATAATATAGACAATTGGGTCTTCGAATTAAATCAACAAATTGAACTTTTATCTAAAGATACTTATTTTGTCACTCATGGGTATGGTTCATTGGCTACTTTGAAATACATTGAAGGTCTATCAATTGACGGACCATTTGAGGGGTTCTTCAGTATAGCAGGATTTAAAGAAGATGCGAAGAAAATAGACGATTCAATAAATGTAGGGGAGTTTAATGTTGATTATGATTTAATTAAAACTAAAGTTAATCACTTTTATGGACTAGCTTCAAAAGATGATTCTTATGTTTCTTACATAGAAACCCAAAACTTAATTGACGAATTAGGTGGTAAGACTAAAATTGTTGATGAAGGTGGACATTTCTTAGAAGAAGAGGGCTTTGTATCTTTTACTGAATTACAAGAAAAAATGCAACATTACATGACTAAATAA
- the menE gene encoding o-succinylbenzoate--CoA ligase, with translation MDFWLKEQSIKNRDKVAVTDGNHSITFKELYDKAFSISEQILSLNNNRVGLYIKNDIASITLINACWLANVEIAMLNTRLTETEMINQMNSINVSTILTTQPFHLSDFNVIHISEIEQYSKRINNQTCNYDRIASIMFTSGTTGPQKAVPQTFKNHYASAIGCKESLGYDETTKWLSVLPIYHISGLSVLLRSIIEGFTVRILEKYNTQTMLSIIKEEGPTHISLVPQTLKWLMDAGLNQPFSIEKILLGGAKLSTTLIDEALNYQLPIYNSFGMTETCSQFLTATPEMLAQRYDTVGKPSENVNVRIKHPNSEGHGELLIKGNNVMNGYLYPAGLSDTFEDGYFKTGDIAEIDEEGFVMVYDRRKDLIISGGENIYPYEIESIAKTHSDINDAVCVAQEDETWGQIPVLYYVSDDTIPEIELTKYLKTYLAKYKVPKAFHQVESLPYTSTGKLQRNKMINKGQ, from the coding sequence GTGGATTTTTGGTTAAAAGAACAAAGTATTAAAAATAGAGATAAGGTAGCAGTTACAGATGGAAATCATTCTATAACTTTTAAGGAATTGTATGATAAAGCATTTTCAATATCAGAACAAATTCTTTCTTTAAATAATAATAGAGTAGGATTGTATATTAAAAACGATATTGCGTCTATCACGCTGATTAACGCTTGTTGGTTAGCTAATGTTGAAATAGCAATGCTAAACACGCGATTAACAGAAACTGAAATGATAAATCAAATGAATTCCATCAATGTATCAACAATATTAACGACGCAACCATTTCACTTGTCGGATTTTAATGTAATACATATATCTGAAATAGAACAATATTCAAAACGTATCAATAATCAAACATGTAATTATGATCGAATTGCTTCGATTATGTTTACATCTGGAACGACAGGTCCTCAAAAAGCAGTACCACAAACCTTTAAAAATCATTATGCAAGTGCAATTGGGTGTAAAGAAAGTTTAGGATATGATGAAACCACTAAATGGTTATCTGTTTTACCGATATATCATATTTCAGGTCTTAGTGTTTTATTACGTTCTATAATTGAGGGTTTTACGGTACGTATATTGGAAAAATATAATACACAAACGATGTTATCGATCATTAAGGAAGAAGGACCTACCCATATATCACTAGTCCCACAAACGCTTAAATGGCTTATGGATGCAGGATTAAACCAACCGTTCTCAATTGAGAAAATATTACTTGGAGGTGCCAAATTATCAACTACATTAATTGATGAAGCCCTAAATTATCAGTTACCGATATACAATTCATTTGGAATGACAGAAACGTGTTCTCAATTTCTAACTGCTACACCCGAGATGCTTGCACAACGGTATGATACTGTCGGCAAACCAAGTGAAAACGTTAATGTACGTATTAAACATCCAAATAGTGAAGGTCATGGCGAACTTCTCATAAAAGGGAATAATGTAATGAACGGTTATTTATATCCAGCAGGGTTGAGCGATACTTTTGAGGATGGATACTTTAAGACTGGTGATATAGCAGAAATTGATGAGGAAGGATTTGTGATGGTTTATGATCGTCGCAAAGATTTGATCATAAGTGGTGGGGAAAATATTTATCCATATGAGATTGAATCAATTGCTAAAACACATTCAGATATTAATGACGCTGTATGTGTAGCGCAAGAGGATGAGACATGGGGTCAAATACCAGTACTATATTATGTTTCGGATGATACAATTCCAGAAATAGAATTAACTAAATATTTGAAAACGTATTTGGCAAAATATAAAGTACCCAAAGCCTTTCATCAGGTTGAAAGTTTACCGTACACTTCTACAGGTAAATTACAACGCAACAAAATGATTAATAAAGGACAATAA
- the hemH gene encoding ferrochelatase, which translates to MTKTVGLLVMAYGTPYKESDIEPYYTDIRHGKRPTDEELQDLKDRYEFIGGLSPLAGTTDRQAEALKDALNQVYEDVEFKLYLGLKHISPYIEEAVEKMYKDGIKEAVTVVLAPHYSSFSVGSYNKRAKEEADKYDIALHHVEHYYHQPKFIEYWTNKINETLEQIPQDEHDETILVVSAHSLPKGLIEKNNDPYPDELKDTMNRLQTSSNIKHVAQGWQSEGHTGTPWLGPDVQDLTRTLYNEHQYKHFIYTPVGFVCEHLEVLYDNDYECKVVCDEIGANYYRPTMPNTNPLFINAIVDEIKTVF; encoded by the coding sequence ATGACTAAGACAGTAGGTTTATTAGTTATGGCATATGGAACACCATATAAAGAGAGTGATATTGAACCATATTATACAGACATTAGACATGGTAAGAGACCAACTGATGAGGAATTACAAGATTTAAAAGACCGATATGAATTTATTGGTGGTCTTTCTCCTTTAGCTGGCACTACTGATCGTCAAGCTGAAGCATTAAAAGATGCTTTAAATCAAGTTTATGAAGATGTGGAATTTAAATTGTATTTAGGTCTAAAGCATATTTCTCCTTATATTGAAGAAGCTGTAGAAAAAATGTATAAAGATGGTATTAAAGAAGCTGTTACTGTTGTTTTAGCGCCACACTATTCTAGTTTCTCAGTTGGATCATACAATAAACGTGCTAAAGAAGAGGCCGATAAATACGATATTGCTTTACATCATGTTGAACATTATTATCACCAACCTAAATTTATTGAGTATTGGACTAATAAAATTAATGAAACTTTAGAGCAAATTCCTCAAGATGAACATGATGAGACAATCTTAGTTGTATCAGCTCATAGTTTGCCTAAAGGTTTAATTGAAAAAAATAATGATCCATACCCTGATGAATTAAAAGATACAATGAATCGTTTACAAACATCTTCAAATATTAAACACGTTGCTCAAGGCTGGCAGTCTGAGGGTCACACAGGTACACCTTGGTTAGGACCCGATGTACAAGATTTAACAAGAACGTTGTACAACGAACATCAATATAAACACTTTATCTACACGCCAGTAGGTTTTGTATGTGAGCATTTAGAAGTACTGTATGATAATGATTATGAATGTAAAGTTGTTTGTGATGAGATAGGAGCAAATTACTACCGTCCAACAATGCCTAACACGAATCCATTATTTATTAATGCTATCGTGGATGAAATAAAAACAGTTTTTTAA